Proteins from one Flammeovirgaceae bacterium genomic window:
- the icd gene encoding NADP-dependent isocitrate dehydrogenase, whose protein sequence is MSEKITISNGKVNVPDHPIVPFIEGDGTGVDIWPAAKHVLDAAVEKAYGGKRKIEWKEVLAGEKAFNKTGNWLPDETLEAFKDLLVGIKGPLTTPVGGGMRSLNVALRQELDLFACVRPVRWFAGVPSPVKEPQKTDMVIFRENTEDIYAGIEFQQGTDDNAKFLKLFREGFGKRFDKIRFPETTAIGIKPVSKEGTERLVRSSIEYAIAHKKPSVTLVHKGNIMKFTEGAFRDWGYALAKNEFGASLLEGGPWMEINKDGHKIVVKDVIADAFLQQILLRPDEYSVVATLNLNGDYISDALAAIVGGIGIAPGANINYLTGHAIFEATHGTAPKYAGQDKVNPGSIILSGVMMLEYMGWQEAADKIVKGLEASIAAKRVTYDFHRQMEGATLLKCSEFGDGIVKNMG, encoded by the coding sequence ATGAGCGAAAAAATCACGATCAGCAATGGCAAAGTAAATGTTCCCGATCATCCTATCGTGCCCTTTATTGAAGGGGATGGCACAGGCGTGGATATATGGCCAGCGGCAAAGCACGTACTTGATGCTGCCGTGGAAAAGGCCTATGGCGGAAAGAGGAAAATCGAATGGAAGGAAGTGCTGGCAGGGGAGAAGGCTTTTAACAAAACAGGCAATTGGCTGCCCGATGAAACGCTGGAGGCCTTCAAAGATTTGCTGGTCGGGATTAAAGGGCCCCTCACCACCCCGGTGGGAGGCGGTATGCGCTCGTTGAACGTGGCCCTCCGGCAGGAGTTGGACCTGTTTGCCTGTGTGCGGCCCGTGCGCTGGTTTGCAGGCGTTCCTTCACCGGTAAAGGAACCTCAAAAAACAGACATGGTGATCTTCCGGGAAAACACGGAAGACATCTACGCGGGGATAGAATTTCAGCAGGGAACGGACGACAATGCAAAATTCCTGAAATTGTTCAGGGAAGGTTTTGGCAAAAGGTTCGACAAGATCAGGTTCCCTGAAACCACGGCCATCGGCATCAAGCCGGTTTCGAAAGAAGGAACGGAAAGGTTGGTGCGTTCCTCAATAGAGTACGCGATCGCCCACAAGAAGCCGAGCGTCACCCTGGTGCACAAGGGCAACATCATGAAGTTTACCGAGGGCGCCTTCCGCGATTGGGGATATGCCCTGGCGAAAAACGAGTTTGGTGCCTCCTTGCTGGAGGGTGGGCCCTGGATGGAGATCAATAAGGACGGGCACAAGATTGTGGTGAAGGACGTGATTGCCGATGCCTTCCTTCAGCAGATTTTGCTGCGCCCCGATGAATATTCCGTGGTGGCCACCTTAAACCTTAACGGTGATTATATTTCCGATGCGTTGGCAGCCATCGTTGGGGGCATTGGAATAGCGCCCGGTGCGAACATCAACTACCTCACCGGCCATGCGATCTTCGAGGCCACGCATGGCACGGCACCCAAGTATGCCGGCCAGGACAAAGTGAACCCGGGCTCGATTATTTTATCCGGGGTGATGATGCTGGAGTACATGGGATGGCAGGAAGCAGCCGACAAGATAGTGAAGGGGTTGGAAGCTTCCATTGCGGCCAAGCGCGTGACCTATGATTTCCACCGTCAAATGGAGGGGGCAACACTTCTCAAGTGTTCGGAGTTTGGTGATGGGATCGTGAAAAACATGGGCTAA
- a CDS encoding DUF4143 domain-containing protein — MRKVYFWDLGVRNTLIGNFNPLSIRTDAGALWENFLIVERMKYLHYHSVHGNRYFWRTKSQQEIDYVEERDGRMFAYGFKMNPKVKYRFPKTFTSAYPEAGTQVVSLDNFHDFLTSPFAP; from the coding sequence ATGCGAAAGGTATACTTCTGGGACTTAGGTGTAAGGAACACCCTTATCGGAAACTTTAACCCACTTTCCATTAGGACAGATGCGGGTGCCTTGTGGGAAAATTTCCTTATAGTTGAAAGAATGAAGTACCTTCACTATCATTCGGTCCATGGCAACCGTTACTTTTGGAGAACGAAATCACAACAGGAAATTGATTATGTTGAAGAGCGGGATGGCCGTATGTTTGCCTATGGGTTTAAGATGAACCCCAAGGTTAAATACCGGTTTCCAAAAACATTTACATCGGCTTATCCCGAAGCGGGCACCCAAGTGGTTTCCCTCGATAACTTTCATGATTTCTTGACCAGCCCTTTTGCACCATGA
- a CDS encoding P1 family peptidase, whose translation MKGLTVIILIFVCSGAVAQQRPRALGVHFGVLPTGPYNAITDVKGVLVGHVTLMEGENVRTGVTAIVPHDKNIFQHKVPGAVYTGNGFGKLAGTTQVEELGNIETPIVLTNTLSVAQGLEGLIDYTLSFEENKNVRSVNGVVGETNDGGLNDIRGRHVTKGHVMEAIKNAKSGMVAEGSVGAGTGTICFGFKGGIGTSSRVLPKELGGYTVGVLAQTNFGGVLQIDGVPIGKELGQYAYSNAIEGPVDGSCMMVVATDAPLDARNLKRLAKRAIMGLAKTGGIASNGSGDYVIAFSANESVRIPYGSGKPTDTFTTLRNDNMSPLFMAAIEATEEAIINSLFAATPVGKLRNGEEVKPLPVDKVMGIMKKYNKVGKR comes from the coding sequence ATGAAGGGATTGACCGTAATAATTTTGATTTTCGTTTGCTCCGGGGCGGTGGCCCAGCAAAGGCCCCGGGCTTTGGGGGTCCATTTTGGGGTGCTTCCCACTGGCCCTTACAATGCCATCACCGATGTGAAGGGCGTGCTGGTGGGGCATGTCACTTTGATGGAAGGGGAAAACGTCCGGACAGGCGTAACGGCCATTGTCCCCCACGATAAAAACATTTTTCAACACAAGGTGCCGGGCGCAGTGTATACCGGCAATGGCTTTGGCAAGTTGGCGGGGACCACGCAGGTGGAGGAACTCGGCAACATCGAAACGCCCATTGTCCTTACCAACACGTTAAGCGTGGCGCAGGGGCTGGAAGGGTTGATCGACTACACTTTGTCTTTTGAAGAAAACAAAAACGTGAGGTCCGTCAACGGGGTGGTAGGGGAAACCAATGATGGCGGCCTGAATGACATCCGCGGCAGGCATGTGACAAAGGGGCATGTGATGGAAGCCATCAAAAATGCCAAAAGCGGCATGGTGGCGGAAGGGTCTGTGGGGGCGGGCACCGGCACCATTTGTTTTGGGTTCAAAGGAGGGATTGGCACTTCCTCACGGGTGCTTCCCAAAGAATTGGGCGGGTATACGGTTGGCGTGCTGGCGCAGACAAATTTTGGTGGGGTATTGCAGATAGATGGGGTGCCGATAGGCAAGGAGTTGGGGCAATATGCTTACAGCAATGCCATCGAAGGCCCTGTGGATGGCTCGTGCATGATGGTGGTGGCCACGGACGCGCCTTTGGATGCCAGGAACCTAAAGCGCCTGGCAAAGCGCGCCATCATGGGCCTGGCCAAAACAGGCGGCATCGCCTCCAACGGCAGCGGGGATTATGTGATAGCATTTTCGGCCAATGAATCGGTGAGGATACCTTATGGTTCCGGGAAGCCCACTGATACCTTTACCACCCTCCGCAACGATAACATGAGCCCCTTGTTTATGGCCGCCATCGAAGCCACTGAAGAGGCGATCATCAACTCATTGTTTGCGGCCACACCGGTGGGCAAGCTGCGGAATGGGGAAGAAGTGAAGCCGCTGCCTGTGGACAAGGTGATGGGGATTATGAAGAAGTACAATAAGGTAGGTAAAAGGTAG
- a CDS encoding response regulator: MNKVKILVVEDEFIVAEDIRRNLVKLGYEVTGISKTGEEAIAAVKLGTPDLALLDIRLGDGIDGVNVAEIIRKIVDIPLIFVTAHSDHATFERAKRTQPHAYIIKPFNFQNLHMSIELALHNYSNKIFGDPDEQVPAFDNARPLHYLINNSIFVKAGKVFEKVKLTDINYIKAHGSYSVLYANDRKFTLALNLHTVLEKIDRPEFLRTHRSYVVNLNNIERIEDNGVVIKGTLVPVTRKTKDELMRKIAAI; encoded by the coding sequence ATGAACAAAGTAAAAATCCTTGTGGTCGAAGATGAATTTATAGTCGCTGAAGATATTCGCAGAAACCTGGTAAAATTGGGATATGAAGTCACCGGCATCTCAAAAACCGGGGAAGAAGCCATTGCTGCCGTGAAACTAGGAACCCCCGACCTGGCCCTTTTGGATATTCGGCTGGGGGACGGAATCGATGGTGTCAATGTTGCAGAAATTATTCGAAAGATCGTTGATATCCCACTTATTTTTGTAACCGCACATTCCGACCATGCAACCTTTGAAAGGGCCAAGCGGACACAACCCCATGCCTACATCATAAAGCCCTTTAATTTTCAGAATTTGCATATGTCAATTGAATTGGCGCTTCATAACTATTCCAATAAGATCTTTGGGGACCCAGATGAGCAAGTCCCTGCTTTTGACAACGCCAGGCCGCTTCATTACCTGATTAATAACTCAATCTTTGTCAAGGCCGGAAAAGTCTTTGAGAAGGTGAAACTCACGGATATAAATTACATAAAAGCACACGGCAGTTACAGTGTCCTGTATGCAAACGACCGAAAATTCACCCTTGCCCTTAACCTGCATACGGTCTTGGAGAAGATCGACCGCCCTGAATTCCTAAGGACCCACAGAAGTTATGTGGTTAACTTGAACAACATCGAACGGATCGAAGACAATGGGGTTGTCATCAAAGGCACACTGGTGCCGGTAACCCGAAAGACAAAGGATGAATTGATGCGCAAAATTGCAGCTATCTGA